Proteins from a genomic interval of Cydia amplana chromosome 8, ilCydAmpl1.1, whole genome shotgun sequence:
- the LOC134650529 gene encoding uncharacterized protein LOC134650529, with the protein MRTSTSQFQLLVDYMQKHGDLSKPNDGPHGKQLNTRQWAELTQLLNADATGVTKNTDKWRKVWSDLKNNTKKKAARIFRAGAGTGGGPACTLKLSDLEQRVLAITGTRAATGIVEIPEVGLEVG; encoded by the exons atgcgTACTAGTACGTCACAATTTCAACTTCTAGTTGACTACATGCAAAA GCATGGTGACCTTAGCAAACCAAATGATGGGCCACACGGAAAACAACTTAATACACGACAGTGGGCCGAGCTCACACAACTTCTGAACGCGGATGCGACAGGCGTCACTAAAAATACAGATAAGTGGAGAAAG GTGTGGAGTGACCTGAAGAACAATACGAAGAAAAAGGCTGCTCGGATATTCAGAGCTGGAGCAGGAACTGGTGGTGGTCCTGCTTGTACATTAAAGTTAAGTGACCTGGAGCAGAGGGTGCTGGCTATAACAGGGACACGGGCAGCTACAGGCATTGTAGAAATTCCGGAGGTTGGCCTGGAGGTAGGGTAA